In Labrus mixtus chromosome 11, fLabMix1.1, whole genome shotgun sequence, a single window of DNA contains:
- the glipr2l gene encoding GLI pathogenesis-related 2, like, which translates to MGKSASKQFGQEVLQCHNEFRGKHQAPPLKLSGKLSKEATRYAESLASTRILKHSVESSRGSCGENLAWASYDQSGKDVTDRWYDEVKQYNFNRPGFSSGTGHFTAMVWKNSTKLGVGKATASDGSSFVVARYFPAGNITNQGHFENNVLPAQASP; encoded by the exons ATGGGAAAGTCAG CCTCGAAGCAGTTTGGACAAGAGGTGCTGCAGTGCCACAATGAGTTCAGAGGGAAGCACCAGGCTCCTCCACTAAAGCTGAGCGGCAAGCTGAGCAAAGAGGCAACCCG TTATGCTGAGAGTCTGGCCAGCACAAGGATCCTAAAACATAGTGTGGagtccagcagggggagctgtgGAGAGAACCTGGCATGGGCCTCCTACGACCAGTCAG GGAAGGATGTGACAGACCGCTGGTATGATGAAGTGAAACAATACAACTTCAACCGTCCTGGATTCTCCTCGGGCACGG GCCACTTCACAGCGATGGTGTggaaaaacagcacaaagcTGGGTGTGGGTAAGGCCACAGCATCAGACGGTTCTTCCTTTGTGGTGGCCAGATACTTCCCAGCTGGGAACATCACTAACCAGGGACACTTTGAGAATAATGTCCTCCCTGCTCAAGCCAGCCCCTAA